The Thermomonospora amylolytica sequence GGACCCGCGCGCCCGGTGTCGGCCCGCCTTTCTCCCTCCTGGGAGACCTGCGTGGAGTACACGTGCTCGAACTCGGCTGCGGAGGCGGCCATAACCTCGCCCACCTCGCAGCACACCACGGTGCGCGAGCCACCGGCATCGACCACGACCCCACCAAGATAGAACGCGCCCGCGCGAGCTACGGGACGATCCCGGACCTGACGTTCATCCAGGCCGACGCCGCCCCCTACCTGGCGGCCCGGCCCTCGGCGTCCCTCGACCTCTGCCTGTCCATCTTCGGCGCCTACTCCTTCACCGACCCCGTCCCCCTCCTGGTGGAAACCGCCCGCGTGCTCCGCCCCGGAGGGCTGCTCGCCGCCACCTTCCGCGCGACCGACACCACCGACCTCGTTCTCGTCCTCCAGCGGAGATGAACATGCGCCCCTTCCCGCGCGTGTGCGCCTAGGGTGATCTCTGAGGTCGATCGGGAGGACGGTGAGGACCCGGTGCGTCGACGCGAACTGCTCGCCGGTGCCACAGGACTGGCCGGCGCCGCCGCTCTCGGCCTGCCCGCACGCGTCTCCGCTCGGACTCTCAGCCCGGTCGGCGGGCTCGATGCGGTGCTGTACGGCGCACCGCCCGGCGCCGCTCCCGTGGCACTGCCCGCTCTGCGGGCCGCCGTCACCAAGGCTCGCGCCTGTTTCCAGGCCGCCCGCTACGACCACCTGCATCGCGGTCTGGCCGGGTTGCTCGCCACCGCCGCGGCCACCCGCGACCACGCCGACGGGCCTGATGCGCACATCGCCGGGGCGTTGCTGGCCGACGCCTACATCACCGCCAGCCATTTCATGATCAAGCTGAACGACGACCAGCTTGCCTGGGCCACCGCCGACCGCGCCGTCCAGGCCGCCGAGGCCGCCGGCGACCCGCTCGTGCTGGCCGACGCCCGCCGCGCCGTCGCGACCGTGCTGCGCCGCACCGGCCGGCCCGGCATGGCCCGCGACCTGCTCCTGGCCACAGCAGGCCAGATCGAACCGGGCGGCGACGCCACCGCCGAGCAACTGTCGATGTACGGCACCCTGCTCCAGGTCGCCGCCTACACCGCCGCCGTCGACGGCGACCGCCACGCCGCCCGCGAGTACATCACCGAGGCCAAGGCGGCGGCCGACCGACTCGGCCACGACGCCAACCACCGCTTCACCGCGTTCGGTCCCACCAACGTCGCCCTGTACCAGGTCAGCATCGCCCAGGTCCTCGGTGACAGCGGCACCGCCATCGAACATGCCAAGGCCCTTGACCCCGCCGCGATCCCCACCGCGGAGCGGCGCGGCCGGTACTGGATCGACGTCGCCCGCGCCTATCACCAGTGGGGCAGGCCCGAGGCCTGCTACAAGGCACTGCGCACGGCCGAACGTGCCGCCCCTGCCGAAGTCCGCTACCGGCCCCCGGTCCACCGCATGACCGAAGACCTCCTACGCGCCGACAACCGCAACGCCCTACCGGGCCTGCGCGCCTTCGCCGCCCGCGTCGGCGTCCCGGCCTGACCGCCCGAGCACCGATCTACGGGGAACTCCCGAGAATCCGGCCCTGTCCGGGAGGGGGGCGAGCCGGGTGACAGGTCGGCGTGACGGCCGTCTATGTGTTCGAACGCCAGCAGCAGCCACCCGGCGACCTCCGTATGCCACAGCAGCCGGGGCGCGATCTCGGGTAGGTGGGGTTGCACCCGGCACTCGATGCGCCGCACGTCGGTGCGAGGCCCGTCCAGACGGACACCCTTGAGGAACACCGGCCTGGGCATCGTCCAGCTCTGCGTTCTGCGCCGCGCCGCCGCCCGCCCCCCCGCTACCGCCGCTGGAAAGCGAACGAGGCGGGGCGATCGCCCCGCCTCGGAAGTCTCCGTTCCCCCGAACCGTCGCCGCGTCGTGGGCGCGGCGGTGGTGTCACGCGTGGCTTTCGCCGCCCTCGCCGGGGTAGTCGGTGAGGCGCTGGAGGTAGTTCTGCTCGCCGAGGGACTGGACCAGGCTGAGCTCGGTCTCCAGGAAGTCGATGTGCTTCTCCTCGTCCTCGAGGATGTACTCGAAGATCCGGGCGGAGGTGACGTCGCCGCGGGAGCGCATGAGCTCGATGCCGGGACGCAGGCGGGCGACGGCCTCCTTCTCGATGGCCAGGTCGGCCTCGAGCTGCTCGATGACGGTCTGGCCGATGCGCAGCGGGTTGAGCTTCTGGTAGTTCGGCAGGCCCTCGAGGAAGAGGATGCGGTCGGTCAGCCGCTCGGCGTGCCGCATCTCGTCGAAGGATTCGTCGCGGGTGTATCGGGCGAGCCGCGTGTAGCCCCAGTTCTGCTGCATCTTGGCGTGCAGGAAGTACTGGTTGATGGCGGTCAGCTCGGCGGTGAGCTGCTCGTTCAGCAGCGCGATGATGTCCTTGTCGCCTTCCATGGATGTCCATGCTTCCACGCGATGGCCGACTTAGGACAGCATAAAAACCCCGGTCGCGGACGTGCCGCGGGACACATCGGGGCGGGTCCGGAGGTTCTAGGCGGCGGTTCCCTGGCGGACGGCGGGCATGCCGAGGGGCACGGGGATCTCCGGGCCGGGGGTCGCCGGATGCGCCGGGGGCATCGTCTCCAGCGGGAGGGACACGTC is a genomic window containing:
- a CDS encoding class I SAM-dependent methyltransferase, whose translation is MDERDHPSPHRRRRPPGRLTRIRDRFEWTRAPGVGPPFSLLGDLRGVHVLELGCGGGHNLAHLAAHHGARATGIDHDPTKIERARASYGTIPDLTFIQADAAPYLAARPSASLDLCLSIFGAYSFTDPVPLLVETARVLRPGGLLAATFRATDTTDLVLVLQRR
- the bfr gene encoding bacterioferritin translates to MEGDKDIIALLNEQLTAELTAINQYFLHAKMQQNWGYTRLARYTRDESFDEMRHAERLTDRILFLEGLPNYQKLNPLRIGQTVIEQLEADLAIEKEAVARLRPGIELMRSRGDVTSARIFEYILEDEEKHIDFLETELSLVQSLGEQNYLQRLTDYPGEGGESHA